The DNA region CCACTCTCGGACTGGATTCCACAATATTTGAGCCAACCTTCATGCGTGCGCGGCCAGCCAGAGGAACCTGCACAAGCAAGAAGTTCTCCAGACCCTCCGGATCGATCCGGACTTCGGCTCCGTAGTCCAGAAAGTCGATGCCGACATCTCCGCGATGCAACGAGCGCAGCTTCATCGCCAAGGATCGCCCCGGCGTCTGGGGCATGAGGCGGTGGCGGCAGAACAGTTCAGCAATCTTGGCGTGAGCATCGTCGACGTCCGAAGTGGTCACTGTCGGGCTTCCCCTCAGGACATCGCGGGGGAGGATCCTGTCCATTTCGCCTGCCTTCCGAGGGGGTTTCGTTTATTGGATGATCTCTGCGCATACCGTCTATACATGACCGACGCAACTGGCTAGATTCATTATCAGTACAAGTATGACGCACGTCATAGAAACGCAACAGGGGACGTCCAGTACGGACCCGTAGTTGAAAGGTTTGGACATGTCCGAACTCGCAGGCAGGACCGCTATCGTCACGGGCGGAGTCACCAAAATAGGACAGGGCGTTGTTACTGCGCTCCGGGACGCGGGAGCCGCTGTGGTGGTTGCTGACATTGACCCCGACGGCGCAGCCAAGCTGAAGTCACTCGGAGATGGCATCTACTTCACGCACACCGACATTACTGATGACGCGGCCCTCTCCAGGCTCATCGACGGCACCGTGTCCGACCACGGTGGCCTGGACATCCTGGTTAATCTTGCTTGTACCTACACGGACGACGGTGCCGATTCGGGCAGGGATGACTGGTTGCAGGCACTCAACGTCAACCTGGTCAGCGCCGTGATGGCAAGCAGGGCGGCCCGAGCACACCTCAAAGCGTCCAATCACGGTGCCATCGTCAATTTCACCTCCATCTCCAGCTCCATCGCCCAGACCGGACGTTGGCTTTACCCGGCCAGCAAGGCGGCCCTCGTCCAGATAACCCGGAGCATGGCTGTCGACTTTGCTGCCGACGGTATCCGGGTGAATTCGGTCAGCCCAGGCTGGATCTGGAGCAACATCATGGACACGCTCAGCCACGGAAATCTTGATAAGACGGACGCGGTGGCTGCCCCGTTCCACGCCCTCAAGAGGGCTGGCCGGCCCGAGGAGGTCGGCGACGTCGTTGCTTTCCTCGCCAGTGACCGGGCCAGCTTCGTCACGGGCGCAGACTGGGCAGTGGACGGTGGCTACTCCGCGCTCGGCCCGGAACGCGCCGAAGAAACCATTCCCCTGCTCGCAGCCGAATAACCCTAAAGACAAGGCAAAAAATCATGACACAGCGCCACATCACCATCGTCGGAGCGGGCCAGTCAGGTCTGCAGTTGGGAATCGGGCTCCTTGACGCCGGCTACCAAGTGACGACAGTATCCAACCGCACGGCCGAAGAAATTCACGACGGCAAGGTCTCTTCCAGCCAGTGCATGTTCCACGACTCCCTTGAGCACGAAAGGCAGCTGGGGCTGGATTTCTGGTCCTACGCCCCACAGGTCGAGGGAATCTCCTTCACTGTCCCCCACCCGGAACTGCCCGGCGAAAAGGCCATCAGCTGGGCTTCCCGCCTGGACAACCCTGCGCAGTCCATTGACCAACGCGTCAAATTTCCGAAGTTCATGGAGGAGTTTGTAGCTCGGGGAGGCGAACTGATCTTCGAAGACGCCGGCATCGAAGACCTTGAGCGATACACCCAGAATTCCGACCTTGTCATCGTTGCCGCCGGCAAGGGCGAGATCGCCCAGCTCTTCACCC from Arthrobacter pascens includes:
- a CDS encoding SDR family oxidoreductase, which encodes MSELAGRTAIVTGGVTKIGQGVVTALRDAGAAVVVADIDPDGAAKLKSLGDGIYFTHTDITDDAALSRLIDGTVSDHGGLDILVNLACTYTDDGADSGRDDWLQALNVNLVSAVMASRAARAHLKASNHGAIVNFTSISSSIAQTGRWLYPASKAALVQITRSMAVDFAADGIRVNSVSPGWIWSNIMDTLSHGNLDKTDAVAAPFHALKRAGRPEEVGDVVAFLASDRASFVTGADWAVDGGYSALGPERAEETIPLLAAE